A genomic window from Gossypium hirsutum isolate 1008001.06 chromosome D10, Gossypium_hirsutum_v2.1, whole genome shotgun sequence includes:
- the LOC107914225 gene encoding transcription initiation factor TFIID subunit 13 isoform X2, producing the protein MSNPSAGASSKSKVGSSQPSETSFKRKRGVFQKDLQHMMYGFGDDPNPLPETVALVEDIVVEYAHKAQDIGSKRGKLSVDDFLYLIRKDLPKLNRCTELLSMQEELKQARKAFEVDEEKLGTLE; encoded by the exons ATGAGTAACCCATCTGCAGGAGCCTCTTCAAAATCAAAAGTCGGTTCTTCACAACCTTCAGAAACATCTTTCAAGCGCAAAAGAGGAGTGTTTCAAAAAGATT TGCAGCATATGATGTATGGTTTTGGAGATGATCCTAAT CCACTTCCGGAGACTGTGGCCCTTGTGGAGGATATTGTGGTGGAATAT GCACATAAAGCTCAAGATATTGGATCAAAGAGAGGAAAGCTATCGGTCGACGATTTTCTATATCTCATTCGCAAG GACTTGCCGAAACTAAATCGTTGTACTGAATTGCTATCAATGCAAGAAGAGCTGAAGCAAGCAAGGAAGGCATTTGAGGTTGATGAAGAAAAACTGGGTACATTAGAGTAG
- the LOC107914983 gene encoding GDSL esterase/lipase At5g14450, which produces MENVKVFSIIIAVFSVLSVESVGLKDLKTCNFGAVYNFGDSNSDTGGGSAAFWPAGKPCGETFFGRPVGRGCDGRLIIDFIAEHLGLPHLSPYLDSIGTSFRYGANFAIGGSTIRPQNESMSLNGVSPFSLDIQIVQFDQFKDRTGHFYNRSYPRHHRNLPRPEDFSKALYIFDIGQNDIAAGLRKKNDSAFHASVPDIVDQLAKAVQNLYEHGARTFWVHNTGPIGCLPVSLHYHDIKPEELDEQGCLKAQNAYSMEFNRQLKARVIKLREELPHAALTYVDIYAAKYELIGNAKKQGFVEAANICCGFHEDEIQVYCGHKQNINGTEIYAGSCENPSDFISWDGVHYTEAANRWVAHRIINGSFSDPPLPIKHACHIP; this is translated from the exons ATGGAGAATGTGAaagtatttagtattattattgcTGTATTTTCAGTTTTGAGTGTGGAAAGTGTGGGGTTGAAGGACTTGAAAACCTGTAATTTTGGAGCAGTTTATAACTTCGGTGATTCCAATTCTGATACTGGTGGTGGCTCTGCTGCATTTTGGCCTGCTGGGAAACCATGTGGCGAGACTTTCTTCGGTAGGCCGGTCGGACGGGGTTGTGACGGACGTCTCATTATCGACTTCATCG CTGAACACCTTGGGTTGCCTCACTTGAGTCCTTACTTGGATTCCATTGGAACAAGTTTCAGATATGGTGCTAATTTTGCCATTGGCGGATCAACCATTAGGCCACAAAATGAGTCAATGTCTTTAAATGGAGTGAGTCCATTCTCACTTGACATCCAGATTGTACAATTCGACCAATTCAAGGATCGAACCGGCCATTTCTACAATCGAAGTTACCCCAGACATCACCGTAATCTCCCCAGACCAGAGGACTTCTCCAAGGCTCTTTATATATTTGATATTGGCCAAAATGACATTGCTGCTGGTTTGAGAAAGAAGAACGATTCAGCTTTTCATGCATCAGTTCCAGACATTGTTGATCAGCTAGCTAAAGCAGTTCAA AATCTGTATGAACATGGGGCAAGGACATTTTGGGTACATAATACAGGTCCAATTGGTTGCTTGCCTGTGAGTCTTCATTATCATGATATTAAGCCTGAAGAACTTGACGAGCAGGGCTGCCTAAAAGCCCAAAATGCCTATTCCATGGAGTTCAATAGGCAGCTTAAGGCCAGAGTGATCAAACTTAGGGAAGAGTTACCACATGCTGCTCTCACATATGTGGATATTTATGCTGCAAAGTATGAACTAATTGGCAACGCAAAAAAGCAAG GATTTGTTGAAGCTGCAAATATTTGCTGCGGTTTTCATGAAGACGAGATTCAAGTATATTGTGGccacaaacaaaacataaatGGAACTGAAATCTATGCGGGTTCTTGTGAAAACCCTTCCGACTTTATCAGCTGGGATGGTGTCCACTACACTGAGGCTGCCAATCGTTGGGTTGCTCATCGTATAATCAACGGTTCATTTAGTGATCCACCCTTGCCAATTAAACATGCTTGCCACATACCCTAG
- the LOC107914225 gene encoding transcription initiation factor TFIID subunit 13 isoform X1: MSNPSAGASSKSKVGSSQPSETSFKRKRGVFQKDLQHMMYGFGDDPNPLPETVALVEDIVVEYVTDMAHKAQDIGSKRGKLSVDDFLYLIRKDLPKLNRCTELLSMQEELKQARKAFEVDEEKLGTLE, translated from the exons ATGAGTAACCCATCTGCAGGAGCCTCTTCAAAATCAAAAGTCGGTTCTTCACAACCTTCAGAAACATCTTTCAAGCGCAAAAGAGGAGTGTTTCAAAAAGATT TGCAGCATATGATGTATGGTTTTGGAGATGATCCTAAT CCACTTCCGGAGACTGTGGCCCTTGTGGAGGATATTGTGGTGGAATATGTAACAGATATG GCACATAAAGCTCAAGATATTGGATCAAAGAGAGGAAAGCTATCGGTCGACGATTTTCTATATCTCATTCGCAAG GACTTGCCGAAACTAAATCGTTGTACTGAATTGCTATCAATGCAAGAAGAGCTGAAGCAAGCAAGGAAGGCATTTGAGGTTGATGAAGAAAAACTGGGTACATTAGAGTAG